The proteins below are encoded in one region of Maribacter aestuarii:
- a CDS encoding PLP-dependent cysteine synthase family protein, with the protein MANKIKAYNNILELVGNTPLVKLNRITKNLTGNFYAKVESFNPGHSSKDRIAIHIIEEAERRGILTEGSTIIETTSGNTGFSIAMVSIIKGYDCILAVSSKSSKDKIDMLRSMGAKVYVCPAHVSADDPRSYYQVAKRLHEETKGSIYINQYFNELNMEAHYKSTGPEIWDQTNGQITHFVACSGTGGTISGTAKYLKEQNPNIKVIGVDAFGSVLKKYHETREFDANEIYPYRIEGLGKNLIPGATDFDMIDEFIKVSDEESAHTAREISKTEGIFVGYTSGAVMQALKQLDELNTFDKYSNIVAIFPDHGSRYMSKIYSDQWMEDQGFLDTNSVEETQEIQFIK; encoded by the coding sequence ATGGCAAATAAGATAAAGGCTTACAATAATATTCTAGAGCTTGTTGGAAATACACCTCTAGTTAAGCTAAATCGAATTACAAAAAATCTTACGGGTAACTTTTACGCCAAGGTTGAATCCTTTAACCCGGGACATTCCTCCAAAGATAGAATCGCTATTCATATCATAGAAGAAGCGGAAAGAAGGGGAATACTAACCGAAGGAAGTACCATAATAGAGACTACATCCGGTAATACCGGTTTCAGTATTGCTATGGTAAGCATCATCAAAGGTTATGACTGCATATTAGCGGTGAGCTCAAAGTCGTCTAAGGATAAGATTGATATGTTACGCTCCATGGGAGCCAAGGTATATGTATGTCCCGCCCACGTTAGCGCAGACGATCCTAGGTCTTATTATCAGGTGGCTAAACGTTTGCATGAAGAAACCAAAGGTTCCATATATATTAATCAATACTTCAACGAATTGAATATGGAAGCCCATTACAAATCCACAGGTCCTGAGATTTGGGATCAAACTAATGGACAAATAACACATTTCGTAGCGTGTAGTGGCACTGGCGGAACAATCTCAGGTACTGCCAAGTACCTTAAGGAACAAAATCCGAATATAAAGGTTATCGGTGTAGATGCTTTTGGTTCCGTTCTTAAAAAATACCATGAAACCAGGGAGTTTGATGCGAATGAAATCTACCCATACAGAATTGAAGGATTAGGAAAGAACTTGATTCCAGGAGCAACGGACTTTGACATGATTGATGAGTTTATCAAAGTTTCAGATGAGGAAAGCGCCCACACAGCAAGGGAAATCTCTAAAACAGAGGGTATTTTTGTCGGTTACACTAGTGGTGCGGTAATGCAAGCCTTAAAACAATTGGACGAACTAAATACGTTTGATAAATACAGTAACATTGTAGCTATTTTTCCCGATCACGGCTCTAGGTACATGAGTAAAATATATAGTGATCAATGGATGGAAGACCAAGGTTTCTTGGATACCAACTCAGTTGAGGAAACACAGGAAATTCAATTCATAAAATAG
- a CDS encoding aminotransferase class I/II-fold pyridoxal phosphate-dependent enzyme — MRDLFERILENKGPLGKWASQAEGYFVFPKLEGPISNRMKFQGKEVITWSINDYLGLANLPEIKKIDGETAAEYGAAYPMGARMMSGHTDFHEQLEQECAAFVDKEAAYLLNFGYQGIMSAIDALVSKDDIIVYDVDCHACIIDGVRLHMGKRFTFKHNDVESLETNLDRATKMAEQTGGGILVISEGVFGMRGQQGKLKEIVALKEKYNFRFLVDDAHGFGTLGKTGAGAGEEQGVQDGIDVYFATFAKSMASIGAFLAADKEIIDYLKYNLRSQMFAKSLPMTYVKGALKRLDMLRTQPELKAKLWENVNALQNGLKEKGFDIGTTTSCVTPVYLNGSIPEAMALVKDLRENYGIFCSIVVYPVIPKGLILLRMIPTATHTMEDISETLDAFSAIRERLENGTYKRLSAAVAAAMGE, encoded by the coding sequence ATGAGAGACTTATTTGAAAGAATACTAGAAAATAAAGGCCCTTTAGGGAAATGGGCATCGCAAGCTGAAGGATATTTTGTGTTTCCGAAACTGGAAGGCCCAATTTCCAACCGGATGAAATTTCAAGGTAAGGAGGTTATTACATGGAGTATCAACGATTATTTGGGACTTGCCAACTTACCTGAAATTAAAAAAATTGATGGTGAAACAGCTGCCGAATATGGGGCTGCGTATCCTATGGGAGCCCGTATGATGAGTGGCCATACCGATTTTCATGAGCAATTGGAACAGGAATGTGCTGCATTTGTTGATAAAGAGGCTGCGTATTTACTGAATTTCGGTTACCAAGGTATTATGTCCGCCATTGATGCATTGGTTAGTAAGGACGATATCATTGTTTATGATGTAGACTGTCATGCGTGTATCATAGATGGCGTTCGTTTGCACATGGGTAAGCGTTTTACCTTTAAGCACAATGATGTAGAAAGTTTGGAAACCAATCTTGATCGCGCCACTAAAATGGCAGAGCAGACCGGCGGCGGTATCTTAGTAATTTCCGAAGGTGTTTTTGGAATGCGGGGACAGCAAGGAAAGCTAAAGGAAATAGTTGCTCTTAAAGAAAAATATAATTTTCGCTTTTTGGTCGATGATGCACATGGTTTCGGTACACTCGGTAAAACCGGGGCGGGAGCAGGAGAGGAGCAAGGCGTCCAAGACGGTATTGATGTTTACTTCGCCACTTTTGCCAAATCAATGGCAAGTATAGGAGCCTTTTTGGCTGCTGATAAGGAAATCATCGATTATCTAAAATATAATTTGCGTTCACAAATGTTCGCTAAGTCCCTTCCAATGACTTATGTCAAAGGAGCATTAAAAAGATTGGATATGTTGCGCACACAACCGGAGCTTAAAGCTAAGCTTTGGGAAAATGTAAACGCACTACAGAACGGATTAAAAGAGAAAGGTTTTGATATTGGTACAACAACTAGCTGTGTTACGCCGGTATATCTAAATGGTAGTATCCCGGAGGCAATGGCCTTGGTAAAGGATTTGCGTGAAAATTATGGTATTTTCTGCTCCATTGTGGTGTATCCTGTTATTCCAAAAGGATTGATACTACTCCGTATGATTCCTACCGCAACACATACTATGGAGGATATTTCTGAGACATTGGATGCTTTCTCCGCAATTCGAGAACGTTTAGAAAATGGTACGTATAAGCGTTTATCCGCCGCAGTTGCCGCTGCAATGGGAGAATAA
- a CDS encoding threonine aldolase family protein, whose product MKINLISDTVTKPTPGMLDAMMTAEVGDDVFKEDPSVNALEEKVAVMYGMEAALFFPSGTMTNQTAIKLHTQPGEQLICDKYAHVYNYEGGGVSFNSGVSCRLVDGTRGMMTAEQVEAVINPPDFYHSPLTTLVCVENTANKGGGSCWDFTELERIDKVCKKHHLGYHLDGARIWNALIAKNETPEQYGKLFDTISVCLSKGLGCPVGSVLLGSKSAIQKALRIRKVLGGGMRQAGFLAAAGIYALDHHIDRLSKDHAKAKDLGQTLSELSFIKKVEPIETNIIIFEMDENYMSSDDFVSKLLEHDIHIISMGQGKLRMVTHMDYSDEMHTRVREVLRQL is encoded by the coding sequence ATGAAAATTAACCTTATAAGCGATACAGTTACTAAACCCACTCCTGGTATGCTGGACGCCATGATGACTGCTGAAGTCGGTGATGATGTATTTAAGGAAGACCCTTCGGTAAACGCTTTGGAGGAAAAGGTTGCCGTAATGTATGGCATGGAGGCAGCCCTGTTTTTTCCTAGCGGCACAATGACCAACCAAACGGCCATTAAATTGCATACGCAACCAGGGGAGCAATTAATATGTGATAAATATGCCCATGTCTACAATTATGAGGGGGGAGGCGTAAGTTTTAATAGTGGTGTTTCCTGTAGGCTCGTGGATGGCACGAGGGGAATGATGACCGCCGAACAGGTAGAAGCGGTAATTAACCCGCCCGATTTCTACCATAGTCCGTTGACTACATTGGTCTGTGTGGAAAATACCGCAAATAAGGGAGGAGGCTCTTGTTGGGATTTTACAGAACTAGAGCGAATAGACAAAGTCTGTAAAAAACATCACCTAGGATATCATTTGGATGGGGCGCGAATATGGAATGCGCTTATTGCTAAAAATGAGACCCCGGAACAATATGGAAAACTTTTTGACACAATAAGTGTTTGTTTAAGTAAAGGTCTCGGCTGTCCCGTGGGCTCCGTACTTCTTGGGAGCAAATCAGCAATTCAAAAAGCGCTTCGTATCAGAAAGGTGTTGGGCGGCGGCATGCGCCAAGCAGGTTTTTTGGCAGCTGCGGGAATTTATGCGTTGGACCATCATATTGACAGACTTTCAAAAGACCACGCAAAAGCAAAAGATCTTGGGCAAACACTGAGCGAATTAAGCTTTATTAAAAAAGTAGAACCGATTGAAACCAACATTATCATTTTTGAAATGGATGAGAACTATATGTCTAGTGATGATTTTGTTTCAAAATTGTTGGAACATGATATTCATATCATCAGTATGGGACAGGGAAAATTAAGAATGGTCACCCATATGGATTATTCTGATGAAATGCATACACGTGTAAGGGAAGTATTGCGGCAACTATAA
- a CDS encoding transporter — MVSAQYTDVINSNRPGLSVSAYAVGKNVIQLELGAFYEQSDHNLLNTQSDSWGSEISLRYGLLFERLELNYEGTFKDQDIIYNNFDLEAKRRDFERNRLGLKFLVYDPFKNPERNKPNLYSWRANNKFQFKNLLPAISLYAGANFVLGDNPYYPGEATISPRAMIATQSRLTPRFVMITNTSYDRIGTEFPELGYLISLSHAFRNPKWSAFLEHQGIQSDRYSDLLLRGGVAHLLSERLQVDMNLGASFKNTPSRVFVSVGGSYRFDFHTDSLIPIEDQNADENGGAIEKNAMEKEKKKKRKNKGSGAEDIDLGPSKKQLRKLKKAEKNKKKTKDDDDWEF; from the coding sequence TTGGTTTCGGCGCAATACACCGATGTCATTAACTCTAATCGGCCCGGACTATCCGTAAGTGCTTACGCCGTGGGTAAAAATGTGATACAATTGGAACTCGGGGCATTCTATGAACAGAGTGACCATAACTTGTTGAACACACAATCCGATAGCTGGGGTAGTGAGATTTCCTTACGTTACGGCCTATTGTTTGAGCGCTTGGAGCTCAATTATGAAGGTACTTTTAAGGATCAAGATATTATTTACAATAATTTTGATTTAGAGGCAAAGCGCCGGGATTTCGAGAGAAATAGATTGGGACTCAAATTTCTGGTGTATGACCCATTTAAGAATCCAGAGCGAAATAAGCCAAATCTTTATAGCTGGCGCGCCAATAACAAATTTCAATTTAAGAATCTACTGCCAGCTATTTCGTTGTACGCTGGGGCCAACTTCGTACTAGGAGACAATCCTTACTACCCTGGTGAAGCTACGATATCGCCTAGAGCTATGATTGCTACACAAAGTAGACTCACGCCTAGGTTCGTAATGATTACAAACACTTCATATGACCGCATAGGGACGGAATTTCCGGAACTTGGTTATTTAATTTCCCTCTCGCATGCCTTCAGAAATCCTAAATGGAGTGCCTTTTTAGAGCACCAAGGTATCCAAAGTGACCGTTATTCAGATTTATTATTACGTGGTGGTGTGGCGCATCTTTTAAGTGAAAGGTTACAAGTAGATATGAACCTTGGGGCCAGCTTTAAGAATACTCCGTCTCGCGTTTTTGTAAGTGTAGGCGGTTCTTACCGTTTTGATTTCCATACCGATAGCCTTATCCCAATTGAAGATCAAAATGCCGATGAAAATGGAGGAGCCATTGAGAAAAATGCCATGGAGAAGGAAAAGAAGAAAAAACGTAAGAATAAGGGAAGCGGTGCAGAAGACATAGATTTAGGCCCTTCCAAGAAACAATTGAGAAAACTAAAAAAAGCAGAAAAGAACAAGAAGAAAACCAAAGATGACGACGATTGGGAGTTTTAA
- a CDS encoding YegP family protein: MIEIKKVKSTDFQFVVKSQSGKTLLESIPFADKKALDKTLKSLRKVNSPVTLFERKTNFEGKFLFNLKNEEGQTIGSSGLYSSEAGMENGIKNLKNSLQPIKTIGEL, translated from the coding sequence GTGATAGAAATTAAGAAGGTAAAATCAACTGATTTTCAATTTGTTGTTAAATCGCAATCAGGCAAAACCTTGCTGGAGAGTATTCCTTTTGCAGACAAAAAAGCGTTGGACAAAACCTTGAAAAGTTTAAGAAAAGTAAATAGCCCAGTGACACTTTTTGAACGTAAGACTAATTTTGAAGGTAAATTTCTATTCAATCTTAAAAATGAAGAAGGCCAGACGATTGGTAGCAGTGGCCTATATTCCTCCGAAGCAGGAATGGAAAATGGAATCAAAAATTTAAAGAATAGCCTTCAACCTATTAAAACCATAGGGGAATTATAG
- a CDS encoding YbaB/EbfC family nucleoid-associated protein: MFGDMMGMMGKLKETQQKVEATKKRMDSVMVDESSNDGSLKVTITANRELKSIRIDDSLMEDKEQLEDYLIITLNKAIKKATEINEAELAAVAKEGMPNIPGMDSLFK; this comes from the coding sequence ATGTTTGGAGATATGATGGGCATGATGGGGAAATTAAAGGAAACCCAGCAAAAAGTTGAAGCCACCAAAAAGAGAATGGATTCCGTAATGGTTGACGAATCGTCCAATGATGGTTCCTTAAAAGTGACCATAACTGCAAATAGAGAGCTGAAAAGCATACGTATTGACGACAGCCTCATGGAGGACAAGGAACAACTTGAAGACTATTTGATTATAACGCTTAATAAGGCCATTAAAAAAGCAACTGAAATTAACGAAGCAGAACTTGCAGCCGTTGCCAAAGAGGGTATGCCAAACATACCGGGCATGGACTCGCTTTTTAAGTAA
- a CDS encoding S9 family peptidase, which yields MPKVNPPKAKKIPKELVIHNDTRVDPYYWLNNRENKEVIDYLQHENDYYNLITEPTKKFQESLFHEMKGRIKEDDSSVPYKSNGYWYRTRYETGKEYPLYCRHKEILDAPEEIIFNGNEMAEGHDYFKIGGIAISPNNKLAAFGVDTVSRRQYSLRIKNLETQVVFEESIENTTGGAVWADDNKTLFYTKKDPVTLRSDKVYKHILGTSAESDKLVYHEKDETFSTFVYRTKSKKYIFIGSVSTMTSEFQFLPTANPDGAFKMFSPRKRGLEYTVFHYKNSFYILTNKDGARNFKLMKTDEEKTLSDDWQEFLPHREEVLLEDIDIFKDYYVLSERENGLNQIKIIRWDGSDRYYLPFKSETYTAYVGSNPDFETDWLRYAYNSLTTPSSVIDFNMLTREKVVKKEQEVLGGKFEKVDYREQRIWATARDGVQVPISMVYHKDTHLDSTTPVLQYAYGSYGSTIDPYFSTVRLSLLDRGFVYAIAHVRGGEYLGRKWYEDGKLLYKKNTFTDFIDCSKFLIDSNFTSPEHLYAMGGSAGGLLMGVIINLAPELYNGIVAAVPFVDVVTTMLDDTIPLTTGEYDEWGNPNEKEYYEYMKSYSPYDNVKKQGYPNMLVTSGLHDSQVQYFEPAKWVAKLRDMKTDKNVLLFDINMEAGHGGASGRFEALKEVTKEYAFLLNLEGKIP from the coding sequence ATGCCAAAAGTTAATCCCCCTAAAGCAAAAAAAATACCCAAGGAACTAGTTATCCATAATGATACAAGAGTGGATCCTTATTATTGGTTAAATAACAGGGAGAATAAGGAGGTGATTGATTATTTACAGCATGAAAACGATTATTATAATTTAATAACAGAGCCAACTAAAAAGTTCCAGGAATCACTTTTTCATGAAATGAAAGGAAGAATTAAAGAGGATGATTCTTCGGTTCCCTATAAATCAAATGGTTATTGGTATAGGACCAGATATGAAACGGGGAAAGAGTATCCGTTGTATTGTAGGCATAAGGAAATCCTTGATGCCCCAGAGGAAATCATTTTCAACGGCAACGAAATGGCTGAGGGACATGATTATTTCAAAATTGGGGGAATTGCCATCAGTCCTAACAACAAATTAGCCGCTTTTGGGGTGGATACAGTATCTAGAAGGCAGTACAGTTTACGAATAAAAAATCTGGAGACCCAGGTAGTCTTTGAGGAGTCCATTGAGAATACGACAGGTGGTGCCGTATGGGCCGATGATAATAAAACCCTATTCTACACCAAAAAGGACCCGGTAACTTTGCGCTCGGACAAGGTTTACAAGCATATTTTAGGAACCTCTGCGGAAAGTGACAAGCTCGTTTATCATGAAAAGGATGAGACGTTTAGCACTTTTGTCTATCGTACGAAATCGAAGAAATATATTTTCATTGGCTCGGTGAGTACAATGACTTCTGAGTTTCAATTTTTACCGACAGCTAATCCTGATGGAGCGTTTAAGATGTTTTCTCCTAGAAAACGCGGTTTGGAGTATACCGTATTCCATTATAAAAATTCCTTCTACATACTCACGAATAAGGATGGTGCCAGAAATTTCAAATTGATGAAAACCGATGAGGAAAAAACCCTATCGGATGACTGGCAAGAGTTTTTACCACACCGGGAAGAAGTGCTTTTGGAAGACATCGATATTTTTAAGGACTATTATGTACTATCCGAACGTGAGAATGGACTTAATCAGATTAAAATCATAAGATGGGACGGAAGTGATCGTTATTACCTTCCTTTTAAAAGTGAAACCTATACTGCTTACGTTGGTAGTAACCCCGATTTTGAAACGGATTGGTTACGATACGCTTACAATTCCCTCACCACTCCAAGTTCCGTCATAGACTTCAACATGCTAACCCGGGAAAAGGTCGTAAAAAAGGAACAAGAAGTTTTAGGAGGAAAATTCGAGAAAGTGGATTATAGGGAACAGCGTATTTGGGCTACCGCACGAGATGGGGTTCAGGTTCCCATTTCTATGGTGTACCATAAGGACACCCATTTGGATAGTACAACCCCCGTTTTGCAGTATGCATACGGGTCATATGGTTCTACCATTGACCCTTACTTCTCCACGGTGCGCTTAAGTCTTCTGGACAGGGGCTTTGTTTATGCCATTGCCCATGTTAGGGGAGGGGAGTATCTGGGCCGTAAATGGTATGAAGACGGAAAATTACTATATAAAAAAAATACGTTTACAGACTTCATAGACTGTTCAAAGTTTTTAATAGATTCAAATTTTACGAGTCCAGAACATCTGTATGCTATGGGAGGATCTGCAGGTGGTCTATTAATGGGGGTCATCATCAATTTGGCTCCTGAATTATACAACGGTATAGTGGCTGCCGTTCCTTTTGTGGACGTTGTAACCACGATGTTAGACGATACCATCCCCCTGACTACAGGTGAATACGACGAGTGGGGAAATCCGAACGAAAAAGAATATTATGAGTATATGAAATCATATTCTCCGTATGATAACGTTAAGAAGCAAGGATACCCTAATATGTTGGTTACGTCCGGTTTGCACGATTCCCAGGTGCAGTATTTTGAGCCTGCTAAATGGGTAGCAAAGTTAAGGGATATGAAAACGGATAAGAATGTGTTGTTGTTCGATATCAATATGGAAGCTGGTCATGGTGGGGCATCAGGGCGTTTTGAAGCTTTGAAAGAAGTGACAAAGGAATATGCTTTTTTGTTGAATTTAGAAGGAAAAATCCCATAG
- a CDS encoding GTP cyclohydrolase, whose translation MITIKEITSKKDLKSFVTFPFSLYKDSKYWVPPIIKDEMETFDKSKNPAFKNAEAWFFLAYKGDELVGRIVAIINNLEVEQQGLKKMRFGWFDFIDDNEVSDALLQKVAEIGQKNNLEYMEGPVGFSNLDKVGVLVEGFDHIGTMITWYNHPYYKEHYERLGFVKEKEYMENKFPANNADPKLFTKLNDLIKRRYGLKEVNFTKTKEVMPLADEMFDLFNETYSSLSSFVPITEVQKAYFKKKYISFINPEYIKFIKDKNDKLIAFAIVMPSFSEALQKANGKLFPFGIYHLLKAKKHSKDVIFYLIGIHPEYQNKGVTAIIFNEYYKTFQEKKIEMCYRTPELEENLAIKQMWKHFDPIVYKRRRTYRKNLI comes from the coding sequence ATGATTACCATTAAAGAAATAACTTCTAAAAAGGATTTAAAGAGTTTCGTAACCTTTCCTTTTTCACTCTATAAAGACTCCAAATATTGGGTGCCTCCGATCATTAAAGATGAGATGGAAACTTTTGATAAGTCTAAGAACCCAGCCTTCAAAAATGCAGAGGCATGGTTCTTCTTAGCCTATAAGGGCGATGAACTCGTGGGACGAATAGTGGCCATTATTAATAATCTGGAAGTAGAGCAACAAGGATTGAAAAAGATGCGTTTCGGTTGGTTCGATTTTATAGATGATAATGAGGTTTCAGATGCCTTATTGCAAAAAGTTGCCGAAATAGGTCAAAAAAACAATCTGGAATATATGGAAGGTCCGGTTGGTTTTTCCAACCTAGACAAAGTTGGTGTGCTGGTTGAAGGGTTTGACCATATTGGAACCATGATTACCTGGTACAATCATCCCTATTACAAAGAGCACTATGAGCGTTTGGGATTCGTAAAGGAAAAAGAGTATATGGAAAATAAGTTTCCAGCCAACAATGCGGACCCTAAACTATTCACCAAACTCAATGACCTGATCAAACGCCGGTACGGACTAAAAGAAGTCAATTTTACTAAGACAAAGGAAGTTATGCCCTTGGCGGATGAAATGTTCGACTTGTTTAACGAAACATATTCCAGCCTATCATCTTTTGTTCCCATCACAGAGGTCCAAAAAGCATACTTCAAGAAAAAATACATCAGTTTTATCAATCCCGAATATATAAAGTTTATTAAGGACAAGAACGATAAACTTATCGCTTTTGCCATAGTAATGCCCTCATTTTCCGAGGCGCTACAAAAAGCGAACGGAAAACTGTTCCCATTTGGCATTTACCATTTACTAAAAGCAAAAAAACATAGTAAGGATGTAATTTTCTACCTCATCGGTATACATCCGGAATATCAAAACAAGGGGGTGACGGCTATAATATTTAACGAATACTATAAAACCTTCCAAGAAAAGAAAATCGAGATGTGTTATCGAACGCCTGAATTGGAAGAGAACTTGGCCATTAAACAAATGTGGAAACATTTTGATCCTATCGTCTATAAAAGACGAAGAACTTATCGTAAGAATTTGATTTGA
- a CDS encoding circularly permuted type 2 ATP-grasp protein, producing the protein MGNIENQIFSSYQRNPELYDEIYDKNGNIKDVYQKLFNLYGEHSINDYVSLNSKAKSSFFNQGITFQVYGGNETQEKIFPFDLFPRIIDANEWDIIEKGAIQRSKALNLFLWDIYHDKKILKDGIVPLELISSSANYLDQMNGINPPGGIYNHISGTDVIKHKDGEYYVLEDNIRCPSGVSYVICNRTALKRALFGVFNHYQTHTVTNYAENLLDLLESVKPKGVDVPNCVVITPGMYNSAFYEHSYLAKTMGVELVEGRDLFVENDFVYMKTIRGPQKVDVIYRRIDDLFIDPLEFKPDSAIGVPGLFAAYKKGNVTLANAPGTGVADDKAVYTYMPQIIKYYLDEEPILKNVHTYHCSRPDELKYVLEHIAELVIKPVDEAGGYGISIGNKLTKAEIETVKKQVKENPRKYVAQPIMSLSVHPTYIDDSESFEQRHVDLRTFTVLGKDKEFVLKGGLTRVALQKGNLIVNSSQGGGSKDTWVLKN; encoded by the coding sequence ATGGGAAACATTGAAAATCAAATATTCTCGTCCTATCAAAGAAACCCAGAATTGTACGATGAGATTTACGATAAGAACGGCAATATAAAAGATGTATATCAAAAATTATTCAATCTCTACGGGGAACACTCTATAAACGATTATGTAAGTCTAAACTCTAAGGCTAAATCTTCTTTTTTTAATCAAGGCATAACCTTTCAGGTTTATGGTGGCAACGAGACACAAGAGAAAATTTTTCCTTTTGATCTATTCCCTCGAATTATCGATGCCAACGAATGGGACATTATAGAAAAAGGTGCTATTCAGAGAAGTAAGGCACTAAACCTTTTCCTTTGGGATATCTATCACGATAAAAAAATATTGAAGGATGGTATTGTGCCCTTAGAGCTTATAAGCTCATCGGCTAATTATTTGGACCAAATGAACGGAATTAATCCTCCTGGAGGTATCTATAACCATATTTCCGGTACGGATGTCATAAAGCATAAAGATGGAGAGTATTATGTTCTTGAGGACAATATACGCTGTCCGTCTGGAGTAAGCTACGTTATCTGTAACCGTACTGCCTTGAAAAGAGCACTTTTTGGAGTATTCAACCATTATCAGACCCATACCGTAACGAATTATGCCGAGAACCTATTGGATCTTCTAGAATCGGTAAAGCCCAAAGGAGTGGACGTTCCCAATTGTGTTGTAATAACACCTGGCATGTACAATTCGGCGTTTTACGAGCATTCTTATTTGGCAAAGACCATGGGTGTTGAACTAGTTGAGGGTAGGGACCTCTTTGTAGAAAATGATTTTGTCTATATGAAAACCATCCGTGGACCGCAAAAAGTAGATGTCATTTACAGACGAATAGATGACCTTTTCATAGATCCTTTAGAATTTAAACCTGATTCAGCAATAGGAGTTCCCGGGCTTTTTGCTGCCTACAAGAAGGGGAACGTAACCCTAGCGAATGCTCCCGGTACCGGTGTAGCAGATGACAAGGCAGTGTATACCTATATGCCACAAATCATTAAATACTATTTGGATGAAGAACCTATTCTAAAAAATGTGCATACTTATCATTGCAGTAGACCGGATGAACTCAAATATGTGTTGGAACATATTGCCGAACTGGTCATTAAACCTGTGGATGAAGCAGGTGGTTACGGTATATCTATAGGAAATAAATTAACTAAGGCTGAAATTGAAACAGTAAAGAAACAAGTAAAAGAAAATCCTAGAAAGTACGTAGCTCAGCCCATTATGTCACTGTCCGTTCATCCCACTTATATTGATGATAGTGAATCCTTTGAACAAAGACATGTGGATTTAAGAACATTTACCGTTCTAGGAAAAGATAAAGAATTTGTGCTAAAAGGGGGTCTTACCCGAGTAGCGTTACAAAAAGGTAATCTAATCGTAAACTCTTCTCAAGGAGGTGGATCTAAAGACACGTGGGTCCTAAAAAATTAA
- a CDS encoding DUF4834 family protein produces the protein MVFLRTILIILLVYYLLKILAKFFAPKILSYAAKKTESHFKQAFEGFDTRNQNHEEKVGDVIINKKSKKEKNNSETVGEYIDFEELD, from the coding sequence ATGGTTTTTTTAAGAACAATACTTATAATTCTTTTGGTGTACTACCTGCTGAAAATCTTGGCCAAGTTCTTCGCGCCAAAAATTCTAAGCTATGCAGCAAAGAAAACGGAATCTCATTTTAAGCAGGCTTTTGAAGGTTTTGATACTCGAAATCAAAATCACGAAGAAAAGGTAGGTGATGTCATCATCAATAAAAAGTCCAAAAAGGAAAAGAACAATTCTGAAACTGTCGGGGAATATATAGATTTTGAAGAACTAGACTAG